In Spirosoma aureum, a single genomic region encodes these proteins:
- a CDS encoding CotH kinase family protein, whose translation MRTYCLSLVIFLSLVVRPTLAQTLSSSNLPIILINTNGQAIQDEPKIVAELRIIDNGAGKRNNITDKPSFISKIGIEKRGATSQQFFPKKPYGIELRDTSGLNSVNASVLGMPSESDWVLNATYNDKTLIRETLTYDLNRQLSKYYTPRYRYCEVILNNSYEGIYILFEKIKRDKNRVDISSIKKTDVSGDALTGGYIFKIDKTEGSPSRSWVSPYTGAQGQRIPIQIDRPKPEDLAEEQFQYTKKFITDFENALRGDQYQDSTAGYRKYIKDDSFVDYLLLTEICKNVDGYRLSSFFYKDRDSKGGKLVMGPIWDYNLTYGNANYCAGDSYQGWAYDFNRTCPTDSYQMPFWWDRLLSDRAFAKKVRVNYQALRKTILTTDRINTYIDSVATVLTEARVRNFQRWPVIGVAVWPNNFVGKTYEEETSYLKSWIRQRLSWMDSAILPFGTDVLAIEPANAFDLQISPNPSAGELTVQYRLVHRSDLRLTITDAAGRTLRTILWPGQAAGEHKQTLPTQSLPTAPGTYLLQLDADGQPVSRKILRL comes from the coding sequence ATGCGAACCTATTGTCTATCCCTGGTCATTTTTCTGAGTCTAGTAGTTAGACCAACTCTTGCCCAGACGCTTAGCTCTTCCAATCTACCCATTATACTGATCAATACCAACGGGCAGGCCATTCAGGATGAACCCAAGATCGTGGCTGAGTTGCGAATTATCGATAATGGAGCTGGTAAGCGAAACAATATAACCGATAAACCTTCTTTCATCAGCAAAATAGGCATCGAAAAAAGAGGAGCTACCTCACAGCAATTTTTCCCTAAAAAACCATACGGCATCGAACTGCGTGACACATCGGGGCTGAATTCGGTCAACGCATCCGTATTGGGTATGCCGTCGGAATCAGATTGGGTGCTTAATGCCACTTACAATGACAAAACACTTATCCGTGAAACGCTTACATATGACCTTAACCGGCAACTGAGCAAGTATTATACACCCCGGTATCGCTACTGTGAGGTTATTTTGAACAACAGTTATGAAGGGATTTACATTTTGTTCGAAAAAATCAAGCGTGACAAAAATCGCGTCGATATTTCTAGTATCAAAAAAACCGATGTGTCAGGAGATGCCTTGACAGGTGGATATATTTTTAAAATCGATAAAACAGAAGGTTCACCCTCTCGTTCCTGGGTTTCGCCCTATACGGGTGCTCAGGGTCAACGTATTCCGATTCAGATTGATCGACCAAAACCCGAAGACTTAGCCGAAGAGCAGTTTCAATACACGAAAAAATTTATAACAGATTTCGAAAATGCCTTACGGGGAGATCAATATCAGGATTCGACGGCTGGTTACCGCAAATATATCAAGGACGACTCGTTTGTTGATTATCTGTTATTAACGGAGATCTGTAAGAATGTAGACGGTTATCGGCTCAGTAGCTTTTTTTACAAAGATCGCGATTCAAAAGGAGGGAAGCTGGTTATGGGGCCCATCTGGGATTATAATCTGACCTACGGCAATGCGAATTATTGCGCGGGCGACTCGTATCAGGGCTGGGCGTATGATTTTAACCGTACCTGCCCAACGGATTCGTATCAGATGCCGTTCTGGTGGGATCGGTTACTGAGTGACCGGGCCTTTGCCAAAAAGGTGCGAGTAAACTATCAGGCTTTACGCAAAACGATCTTAACCACTGATCGCATAAACACGTATATCGATTCAGTAGCGACGGTGCTGACCGAGGCCCGCGTTCGAAATTTTCAGCGATGGCCAGTTATTGGCGTAGCCGTCTGGCCAAATAACTTCGTTGGCAAAACGTATGAGGAAGAAACCAGCTACCTGAAGTCATGGATAAGACAACGTTTAAGCTGGATGGACTCGGCTATTTTACCGTTCGGAACCGACGTTCTCGCAATAGAGCCAGCGAACGCGTTTGATCTGCAAATCAGCCCGAATCCGTCGGCGGGCGAACTAACGGTACAATACCGCCTTGTCCACCGCTCTGACCTCCGGCTGACCATTACCGATGCAGCCGGGCGAACGCTCCGAACTATCCTCTGGCCGGGTCAGGCTGCGGGAGAACACAAGCAAACCCTGCCAACGCAAAGTCTTCCAACGGCGCCAGGCACCTACCTACTGCAACTCGATGCCGACGGGCAACCCGTTAGCCGAAAAATTCTCAGGCTTTAA
- a CDS encoding ArsR/SmtB family transcription factor codes for MENRFVEKATGAISDKYRLAILLELSNKGSMTSSDIQELTGLSQPCVSHHVKLLTDSGLVNAQKEGRNLHLTLNKESLQLLSGFIEKLT; via the coding sequence ATGGAGAATCGTTTTGTTGAAAAAGCTACGGGGGCTATTTCGGATAAATACCGACTGGCAATTTTATTGGAACTGTCTAACAAAGGAAGCATGACATCCTCCGACATTCAGGAACTCACCGGATTATCGCAACCTTGTGTGTCGCATCATGTTAAGTTGTTGACAGACAGTGGGTTGGTTAATGCGCAAAAAGAAGGTAGAAACTTACATTTGACCTTAAATAAAGAATCGCTTCAACTGTTATCGGGCTTCATCGAAAAGCTCACCTAA
- a CDS encoding alkene reductase, which yields MAQKLFSEAKLGNLTLQNHVVMAPMTRNRATANHLPTDIMATYYAQRASVGLIITEGVGPSPNGEGYARMPSIYSTAQVEAWKKVTEAVHAKGGKIFAQLMHTGRIGHPIHLAENAEVIAPSAVAAAGEIYTDESGMLAHPTPRALTTDEVKLTIQEFVTASKNSIEAGFDGVELHGANGYLIEQFISPDTNQRTDEYGGGIENRSRFLLEIAEAAGQAIGFDKVGVRLSPYNVFNDIKPYADVDQTYEFIAQKLNELGVVYIHLVNHSSMGGPVIPDSVVNAIRDAYKGALILSGGYDAQRAEDDLTNGPGDLIAFGRPLIANPDFVERLQIGAELNELDYSTFYTTGEKGYTDYPVLVEVNG from the coding sequence ATGGCACAAAAGCTTTTCTCTGAAGCTAAACTTGGCAACCTGACTCTCCAGAACCATGTCGTGATGGCCCCTATGACCCGGAATCGGGCAACGGCCAATCACCTGCCAACCGACATTATGGCAACGTATTATGCTCAGCGGGCATCGGTTGGGCTAATTATTACAGAGGGTGTTGGCCCATCGCCCAATGGCGAAGGGTATGCCCGAATGCCGAGTATTTATAGCACAGCGCAGGTTGAGGCCTGGAAAAAAGTAACAGAGGCCGTTCATGCGAAAGGGGGTAAAATTTTTGCTCAACTGATGCACACAGGCCGGATCGGACATCCGATTCACCTGGCCGAAAATGCGGAAGTTATAGCTCCATCGGCGGTGGCAGCGGCTGGCGAAATCTACACGGATGAATCAGGGATGTTAGCGCATCCAACCCCTCGTGCCCTGACCACCGACGAAGTTAAACTGACTATTCAGGAATTCGTAACAGCCTCTAAAAATTCCATCGAAGCGGGTTTCGACGGCGTTGAACTACACGGAGCCAATGGCTACCTGATCGAACAGTTTATCAGCCCTGATACCAACCAGCGTACTGACGAATACGGTGGTGGCATCGAAAATCGCAGTCGTTTTCTACTCGAAATTGCCGAAGCGGCCGGACAGGCTATCGGGTTCGATAAAGTGGGCGTTCGTTTGTCGCCGTATAATGTCTTCAACGACATTAAACCCTATGCTGATGTCGATCAAACCTACGAATTCATCGCTCAAAAACTGAATGAATTAGGCGTGGTTTATATCCATCTTGTCAATCATTCGTCGATGGGAGGGCCTGTTATCCCCGATTCAGTTGTCAACGCAATTCGTGACGCTTACAAAGGGGCGCTGATCCTGAGCGGGGGTTATGATGCACAACGGGCTGAAGATGACCTGACAAATGGACCTGGTGATCTGATCGCTTTCGGGCGGCCATTGATCGCCAATCCTGATTTCGTTGAACGTCTGCAAATCGGTGCTGAATTGAATGAACTCGATTATTCAACATTCTATACAACCGGCGAAAAAGGCTATACTGACTACCCTGTCCTGGTGGAGGTGAATGGGTAG
- the purQ gene encoding phosphoribosylformylglycinamidine synthase subunit PurQ, translated as MKFGVVVFPGSNCDQDAVDTLELMDQEVVKLWHKDHDLQGCDFIILPGGFSYGDYLRTGAVARFSPIMNEVIAHANRGGYLMGICNGFQILAEARLVPGVLLRNSNQQYVCKNVYLTPQSPDALLTAGLDRPAYKIPMAHGEGRYFADADTLKALNDNGQVLFRYCDETGTIVESANPNGSLENIAGVTNKGKNVFGMMPHPERAADPLLGNTDGRLILDQILKAVLV; from the coding sequence ATGAAATTTGGCGTTGTTGTTTTTCCCGGCTCTAACTGCGATCAGGACGCCGTCGATACGCTGGAACTAATGGACCAGGAGGTCGTTAAACTCTGGCACAAAGACCACGACCTGCAAGGTTGCGATTTTATAATCCTTCCGGGCGGCTTTTCATACGGCGACTACCTTCGTACGGGCGCAGTGGCCCGGTTTTCGCCAATCATGAATGAAGTTATTGCCCATGCAAACCGGGGAGGCTATCTGATGGGTATCTGCAATGGTTTCCAGATTCTGGCCGAAGCCCGGCTCGTTCCGGGTGTGCTGCTGCGGAACTCCAATCAGCAGTACGTCTGCAAAAACGTTTACCTGACTCCTCAATCGCCCGATGCGCTCTTAACAGCGGGGCTCGATCGTCCGGCTTATAAAATTCCAATGGCTCACGGCGAAGGACGTTATTTTGCCGATGCCGACACGCTCAAAGCATTGAATGACAATGGTCAGGTTCTCTTCCGTTACTGCGACGAAACGGGTACAATCGTCGAATCGGCCAATCCGAACGGTAGCCTGGAAAACATTGCGGGGGTTACCAATAAAGGCAAAAACGTATTTGGGATGATGCCCCACCCCGAACGCGCGGCTGATCCTCTGCTCGGCAATACGGATGGTCGACTGATTCTTGACCAAATCCTGAAAGCGGTTTTGGTTTAG
- a CDS encoding bifunctional metallophosphatase/5'-nucleotidase, with protein sequence MDALASNRRQFLKLLGTAAVVGSVAPNVLAMSKAKTTSLTILHTNDVHSRLDPFPMDGSRNAGKGGVARRATLIRQIRQEQKNVLLFDAGDVFQGTPYFNLYKGEPEVLAMNKLGYDAGTIGNHDFDGGIDNMVTQFGKASFPLLIANYDFKNTVMDGHSMPYKIFDKEGVRVGVFGLGIQPEGLIPKNAYKETKYLDPIEIGNDIAAQLRSDKKCDYVICLSHLGFKYNEPTVSDNVLAAKTRNIDLIIGGHTHTFLDAPVAVNNPDGQPVWINQVGFAGINLGRLDLAFEQGKAVSSTGKSVEVK encoded by the coding sequence ATGGACGCATTAGCCTCGAATAGACGTCAGTTTTTGAAATTACTGGGCACAGCCGCCGTTGTCGGTTCGGTTGCTCCGAACGTGCTGGCGATGAGTAAAGCCAAAACGACATCCCTAACCATCCTCCATACGAATGATGTGCATAGTCGGCTCGACCCATTTCCGATGGATGGCAGCCGCAATGCGGGTAAGGGTGGGGTGGCCCGGCGGGCGACCCTGATCAGACAAATCAGACAGGAGCAAAAAAATGTGCTGCTGTTCGATGCAGGTGATGTATTTCAGGGAACCCCCTACTTCAATCTGTATAAAGGCGAACCGGAAGTACTGGCCATGAACAAGCTCGGTTATGATGCCGGAACGATTGGAAACCACGACTTCGACGGTGGTATCGATAATATGGTTACACAGTTTGGCAAAGCCAGCTTTCCCCTGTTAATCGCCAACTATGATTTCAAGAATACGGTGATGGATGGTCATTCGATGCCGTATAAAATCTTTGACAAAGAAGGCGTTCGGGTCGGCGTTTTCGGACTAGGTATTCAGCCCGAAGGGCTCATTCCGAAAAATGCCTATAAAGAAACCAAATACCTCGATCCGATCGAAATTGGTAACGACATCGCTGCCCAGCTTCGCTCAGACAAGAAATGTGATTACGTGATCTGCCTGTCACATCTCGGCTTTAAATACAATGAACCGACCGTTTCGGATAACGTTCTGGCGGCCAAAACCCGCAACATCGATCTTATAATCGGTGGCCATACGCATACCTTTCTCGATGCGCCAGTAGCCGTCAATAATCCGGATGGACAACCCGTATGGATCAATCAGGTTGGGTTTGCGGGGATCAATCTGGGACGGCTCGATCTGGCATTTGAACAGGGCAAGGCCGTTTCCAGTACCGGAAAGTCTGTTGAAGTAAAGTAA
- a CDS encoding 5'-nucleotidase C-terminal domain-containing protein translates to MMKKHLLLLAFAGLSACNPGGYHLTNRTANRIGVDSVAAPADSSIANFLKPYRQGLDKAMNEVLARSTGRIEKGQPDGPLNDLLTDALLQQSSQRYGKPIDCSHLNFGGIRNNLPEGNITTGSVFEVMPFDNQLVVLTLKGDMLQQMLNHFAVGNKLVVGGLRAKIRNGQATSVTFTNGRTLQPNETYTVAMSDYVADGGDDAGFLKNPVKRENISYLIRDALIDYFRNQGKTGQPINPVSDGRISLE, encoded by the coding sequence ATGATGAAGAAACACCTACTGTTACTGGCCTTTGCTGGTCTATCGGCCTGTAACCCTGGCGGCTATCACCTCACCAACCGAACGGCTAACCGCATAGGCGTAGACTCTGTTGCTGCCCCGGCTGATAGCAGCATTGCCAACTTTCTGAAACCCTACCGGCAGGGCCTCGACAAAGCCATGAACGAGGTGCTGGCCCGCTCAACCGGGCGTATCGAAAAAGGGCAACCCGACGGTCCACTCAACGACCTGCTAACCGATGCGCTGCTGCAACAGTCAAGCCAACGATACGGAAAGCCAATCGACTGCTCCCATCTGAATTTCGGTGGCATTCGCAATAATCTCCCCGAAGGGAACATCACGACTGGCTCAGTCTTTGAGGTTATGCCCTTTGATAATCAACTTGTTGTGCTTACGCTTAAGGGCGATATGCTGCAACAGATGCTGAACCATTTTGCCGTTGGCAATAAATTGGTTGTGGGTGGTTTGCGGGCTAAAATTCGCAACGGACAGGCTACTTCGGTAACATTCACTAACGGCCGAACCCTTCAACCCAACGAAACGTATACCGTAGCCATGAGTGATTATGTGGCCGACGGGGGCGATGATGCAGGTTTTCTTAAGAATCCGGTCAAGCGCGAGAACATTAGCTATTTAATCCGGGATGCCCTAATCGACTATTTTCGCAATCAGGGCAAAACCGGTCAACCTATCAATCCTGTTTCTGATGGACGCATTAGCCTCGAATAG
- a CDS encoding M1 family metallopeptidase, giving the protein MNRSRKAVLGLLFSLFTLSGIAKEATVSPQPFSHADSLRGSLRPERTCYDVTFYDLSLSVDPTTKRIAGTNTIRYRAVRSFRRMQVDLFANMAIKSIQQNGKSLAYTRDGNAIFITTNDTQPAGQIRELTITYSGSPKIALNPPWGGGFVWRTDTTTAKSPDWITVACEGTGASLWWPNKDHLSDEPDSMRIRCRVPIGLTCVSNGKLISQQPTQDGHQTEWTWFVHYPINNYNVTLNITDYAHIADTYTARDGQKLALDYYVLPGNVQKAKIHFEQVKTMLGCFEKYFGKYPFWRDGYKLVETPYWGMEHQSAIAYGNHYYNNPFGFDFIIIHESGHEYFGNSLSCADHAEMWIHEAFTTYAEALFVEYTQGKAEAVDYLNTQRKLIRNKFPMLGPLGVNYDQEDTDIYFKGTWMLHTIRNAVGDDTKWFAALKALTTEKRLSIVYTDEIVDFLSKKTEVDLKPLFNQYLRYPNLPTLEYKINAKNTSELTLSYRWVADADGFNLPVVVRVGQGKWQTIRPTSDWKTTTVNTTGTVAINVDNGLFTTRSVTVE; this is encoded by the coding sequence ATGAATCGATCTCGAAAAGCTGTTTTAGGACTGCTCTTCAGCTTATTCACCTTGTCGGGAATAGCTAAGGAAGCGACTGTTTCTCCACAGCCATTTAGTCATGCCGACTCTCTACGAGGGAGCCTTCGCCCGGAGCGGACCTGCTACGATGTAACCTTCTACGACCTGAGTTTGAGCGTCGACCCAACAACAAAACGCATTGCGGGAACAAATACCATTCGTTACCGAGCTGTTCGCTCTTTCCGGCGAATGCAGGTTGACCTCTTCGCAAATATGGCTATAAAGTCCATTCAGCAAAACGGAAAATCACTCGCCTACACCCGCGACGGAAACGCAATTTTCATTACCACGAACGATACACAACCCGCCGGACAAATTCGGGAACTGACCATTACATACTCAGGCAGTCCGAAGATTGCCCTAAACCCACCCTGGGGTGGGGGCTTTGTCTGGCGCACCGATACGACAACTGCTAAAAGTCCGGATTGGATAACCGTTGCCTGCGAAGGAACCGGAGCCAGTTTGTGGTGGCCCAACAAAGACCACTTGTCCGATGAGCCCGATTCCATGCGGATTCGCTGTCGCGTTCCAATAGGCTTGACCTGCGTTTCAAATGGAAAGCTAATCAGCCAGCAACCAACTCAGGATGGCCATCAAACTGAATGGACCTGGTTTGTGCACTACCCCATCAACAACTATAACGTTACGCTCAACATCACCGATTACGCCCATATCGCCGACACGTATACCGCCCGCGATGGACAGAAACTGGCGTTGGATTACTACGTGCTGCCGGGTAATGTTCAGAAAGCCAAAATCCATTTCGAGCAAGTTAAAACCATGCTCGGCTGCTTCGAAAAATATTTCGGAAAATATCCTTTCTGGCGCGACGGATACAAACTCGTCGAAACACCATATTGGGGCATGGAACACCAGAGCGCTATTGCTTACGGTAATCACTATTACAACAATCCATTCGGTTTCGATTTCATCATCATCCACGAAAGTGGACATGAGTACTTTGGCAATAGCCTGAGTTGTGCCGACCATGCCGAAATGTGGATTCACGAAGCGTTTACAACCTACGCGGAAGCTTTGTTTGTTGAGTATACACAAGGCAAAGCGGAGGCCGTCGACTATCTGAATACCCAGCGAAAACTGATCCGGAATAAATTTCCCATGCTGGGTCCACTGGGTGTCAATTACGATCAGGAAGATACCGACATTTACTTCAAAGGAACGTGGATGCTTCACACGATTCGGAATGCGGTAGGAGACGACACGAAATGGTTCGCAGCCCTCAAAGCGTTGACAACGGAAAAGCGATTATCGATCGTTTACACGGACGAAATCGTTGATTTCCTGAGCAAAAAAACAGAAGTCGATCTGAAACCGCTGTTTAATCAATACCTCCGCTACCCCAATCTGCCTACGCTGGAGTATAAGATCAATGCAAAAAATACCAGCGAACTGACACTGAGCTACCGGTGGGTGGCCGACGCTGATGGCTTTAATCTACCGGTTGTTGTTCGGGTTGGGCAGGGTAAATGGCAAACAATTCGCCCTACCAGCGACTGGAAAACGACTACCGTCAACACGACTGGTACGGTGGCAATCAATGTGGACAATGGCCTGTTCACTACACGGTCAGTAACGGTGGAATAA
- the ahcY gene encoding adenosylhomocysteinase, with translation MQTSTYVPYKVKDIALAEWGRKEIKLAEAEMPGLMALRAEFGPSKPLTGARIAGCLHMTIQTAVLIETLVELGADVTWSSCNIFSTQDHAAAAIAAAGIPVYAWKGMNEEEFNWCIEQTLFFGEDRQPLNMILDDGGDLTNMVFDVYPELIEGIKGLSEETTTGVHRLYDRMKNGTLHLPSINVNDSVTKSKFDNKYGCRESLVDAIRRATDLMLAGKVAVVAGYGDVGKGSAESLRGAGCRVLVTEIDPICALQAAMDGYEVVPMDEAVSRAQIFVTATGNVRIIKDRHFKAMRDKAIVCNIGHFDNEIDMAWLNENYGHTKSQIKPQVDMYEVEGKEIIVLAEGRLVNLGCAMGHPSFVMSCSFSNQTLAQLELWANSDKYENKVYVLPKKLDEKVAALHLAHVGARLEPLEQEQADYIGVTLDGPFKSEMYRY, from the coding sequence ATGCAAACTTCCACGTACGTTCCTTATAAAGTTAAGGACATCGCGCTGGCCGAGTGGGGCCGTAAAGAAATCAAATTGGCCGAAGCCGAAATGCCTGGCCTAATGGCCCTTCGCGCTGAGTTTGGCCCGTCGAAGCCGCTCACAGGTGCCCGTATTGCCGGTTGTCTGCACATGACGATTCAAACAGCGGTATTGATCGAAACGCTGGTTGAACTGGGTGCTGATGTAACCTGGTCTTCCTGTAATATTTTCTCGACTCAGGATCACGCAGCAGCCGCAATCGCAGCAGCCGGTATCCCTGTGTATGCCTGGAAAGGCATGAACGAGGAAGAGTTCAACTGGTGTATCGAACAAACCCTATTCTTCGGTGAAGATCGCCAGCCGCTCAACATGATCCTTGACGATGGTGGCGACCTGACCAACATGGTTTTTGATGTGTATCCTGAACTGATTGAGGGAATCAAAGGCTTGTCGGAAGAAACCACGACCGGTGTTCACCGCTTGTATGACCGGATGAAAAACGGGACGCTTCACCTGCCGTCTATCAACGTAAACGATTCGGTTACGAAGTCGAAATTTGACAATAAATACGGTTGCCGCGAGTCGCTGGTCGATGCTATTCGTCGGGCTACCGACCTTATGCTGGCCGGTAAAGTGGCCGTTGTGGCTGGCTACGGTGACGTAGGTAAAGGTTCAGCAGAATCGTTACGTGGTGCTGGTTGCCGGGTTCTGGTAACTGAGATCGATCCAATCTGCGCGTTACAGGCTGCTATGGACGGCTACGAAGTCGTACCGATGGATGAAGCGGTATCTCGTGCCCAGATTTTCGTAACTGCGACCGGCAACGTTCGTATTATTAAGGATCGGCATTTCAAGGCGATGAGAGACAAAGCGATTGTCTGCAACATCGGCCACTTCGATAACGAAATCGACATGGCATGGCTGAATGAAAACTACGGTCATACGAAAAGCCAGATCAAACCGCAGGTGGATATGTATGAAGTAGAGGGTAAAGAAATTATCGTTCTGGCAGAAGGCCGCCTGGTTAACCTCGGCTGCGCCATGGGCCACCCCAGCTTCGTAATGTCGTGTTCATTCTCAAACCAGACACTGGCTCAGCTAGAGTTGTGGGCTAACTCCGACAAGTACGAGAACAAAGTTTATGTTCTACCCAAAAAACTTGATGAAAAAGTAGCCGCTTTACACCTGGCTCACGTCGGTGCGAGACTCGAACCACTGGAGCAGGAACAGGCTGATTATATTGGTGTTACATTAGACGGGCCTTTCAAATCCGAAATGTACCGGTATTAA
- a CDS encoding RidA family protein: MNSFRQLLFWFCLLLSAHKLFAQKIQYSNPPGLPVSKNYTQIVVTQANRIAYISGQVSANTKGEIVHKGDFRGQTRQVYENLKTALAAVGATFADIAKITTYVVNTDEEKIGIVREVRNQFYAGPNPPASTYVGVQGLYDKDVLIEIEAIVVLK, from the coding sequence ATGAACTCTTTTCGTCAGCTACTTTTCTGGTTTTGTCTGCTGCTAAGTGCCCACAAGCTGTTTGCTCAAAAAATTCAGTATAGTAACCCACCCGGACTACCCGTTTCTAAAAACTACACGCAGATTGTTGTCACGCAGGCAAACCGGATCGCCTACATTTCCGGGCAGGTTTCGGCCAACACCAAAGGAGAAATTGTTCATAAAGGCGATTTTCGGGGGCAAACCCGACAAGTGTATGAAAACCTGAAAACAGCTCTGGCCGCAGTGGGCGCTACGTTTGCCGATATAGCCAAAATAACGACCTATGTTGTCAATACGGATGAGGAGAAAATAGGGATCGTGCGGGAAGTACGCAATCAGTTTTACGCAGGTCCCAATCCACCGGCTAGTACGTATGTTGGCGTTCAGGGGCTATATGACAAGGATGTATTGATTGAAATAGAAGCAATAGTCGTTCTGAAATAA
- a CDS encoding bifunctional helix-turn-helix transcriptional regulator/GNAT family N-acetyltransferase — MDFMAEMAELALASRLRRLSDLYWQGVTATYRQSGVDFDVRWATIFVLIARQGPVAVMEIADRLGITHPAVIQVINELEKHGLIVSAKSEQDGRKRLLSLSQTGQDMLPKLQPLWDAFITVNRQMLARQTHNMLISLQEMEAQLAERTFFDRIQDQLNTNKSQQLAMSNIAIVSYSPEYQSDFKRLNIEWIEKYFRVEQHDLEQLDHPEIYILPNKGQIFFAKTDNQIIGCVAMVNTGTTERGDSSFELAKMAVSPDARGRGVGKLLCLAAIDYARQIGVKTVWLESNRVLTPALTMYASVGFREVPRVPTPYARADIRMEINL, encoded by the coding sequence ATGGATTTTATGGCAGAAATGGCCGAACTGGCTCTTGCGAGTCGGCTTCGGCGGTTAAGTGATCTATACTGGCAGGGGGTAACGGCCACCTATCGGCAGTCGGGGGTTGACTTCGATGTGCGCTGGGCCACCATTTTTGTCCTGATTGCCCGGCAGGGACCGGTAGCCGTTATGGAAATCGCCGACCGCTTAGGTATTACGCATCCGGCTGTAATTCAGGTTATTAATGAACTCGAAAAACATGGCCTGATCGTATCGGCCAAGTCGGAGCAGGATGGGCGTAAACGACTATTGTCGCTGAGCCAAACCGGGCAGGATATGCTCCCCAAGCTTCAGCCACTTTGGGATGCATTTATTACAGTCAACCGGCAAATGCTGGCAAGGCAGACACACAACATGCTGATTTCGCTTCAGGAAATGGAAGCACAATTAGCCGAACGTACTTTTTTCGATCGGATTCAGGATCAATTAAACACCAATAAATCGCAGCAATTGGCCATGAGCAACATCGCTATTGTTTCTTACTCGCCTGAGTATCAGTCTGACTTTAAACGACTGAATATTGAATGGATTGAAAAGTATTTTCGGGTTGAACAGCACGATCTGGAGCAACTGGATCACCCCGAAATCTATATTTTGCCGAATAAGGGCCAGATTTTCTTTGCCAAAACCGATAACCAGATTATTGGCTGTGTCGCTATGGTCAATACCGGAACGACAGAACGGGGTGATTCAAGTTTCGAACTGGCAAAAATGGCTGTATCACCAGATGCCCGCGGAAGGGGTGTTGGTAAATTACTGTGTTTAGCAGCCATCGATTATGCCCGGCAGATAGGCGTCAAAACGGTCTGGCTCGAATCGAATCGGGTGCTGACTCCTGCCTTGACCATGTACGCAAGCGTAGGTTTCCGCGAAGTGCCCCGCGTACCAACACCTTACGCCCGTGCCGATATTCGTATGGAAATAAACCTGTAA
- a CDS encoding GDSL-type esterase/lipase family protein encodes MNHVQKAFIFFGLLLLTFCTSAQTHRFENEIQAFETQDKQSPPPVQPILFVGSSSIRLWPDLQQYFPDKVVLNRGFGGSELSDVRYFADRAIVPYKPKQIVLYAGENDIASSKLTAQQTYDKFVDLFQYIRQKLPGVPFVYIAIKHSPSRRQFWPVVNETNQRISQYLAKQTDAKFVDIRPSMLGPNNQPLGTLFKSDSLHMTDAGYQRWAPVLKPYLK; translated from the coding sequence ATGAATCACGTACAAAAAGCATTCATTTTTTTCGGCCTGCTGTTACTAACGTTCTGTACATCAGCGCAGACCCATCGTTTCGAGAACGAAATCCAGGCCTTTGAGACCCAGGATAAGCAAAGCCCACCGCCAGTGCAGCCCATCCTGTTTGTGGGTAGTTCGTCCATTCGGCTCTGGCCTGATCTGCAACAATACTTTCCGGATAAAGTGGTCTTGAACCGAGGGTTCGGCGGTTCAGAACTAAGTGATGTACGCTATTTTGCCGACCGCGCCATTGTGCCCTATAAACCCAAACAAATCGTACTTTACGCTGGGGAAAACGATATTGCGTCCAGCAAACTGACCGCCCAACAGACTTATGACAAATTTGTCGACCTCTTCCAGTACATCCGTCAAAAACTACCGGGCGTTCCCTTTGTCTATATTGCTATCAAGCACAGTCCGTCGCGTCGGCAGTTCTGGCCTGTGGTCAACGAGACGAACCAACGCATCAGCCAATACCTGGCGAAACAGACGGACGCAAAATTTGTCGACATCAGGCCATCGATGCTTGGGCCCAACAATCAACCCTTAGGCACTTTATTCAAATCGGACAGTCTGCACATGACCGATGCAGGTTATCAACGCTGGGCACCGGTATTGAAACCTTACCTGAAGTGA